The DNA window GGCGAGCAGCGTTTGCAGCGCCTCCTGCACGAGGCGCTCGCTCGGAATGTCGAGGGATGCCGTCGCCTCGTCGAGGATGAGCACAGAGGGGTCGGCGAGGAACGCCCGCGCGAACGAAATCAACTGGCGCTGCCCGGCAGACACCCGGCCCCCGCGCTTGTTGACGTCGGTGTCGTACCCGTTCGGAAGGGACTCGATGAAGGTGTCAGCCCCGACGGCTCTGGCGGCAGCCTTGATCTCATCCCGGCTGGCCTCCGGCTTCCCGATCGCGATGTTGTCGGCGACGGAACCCGAGAACAGGTACGCCTCCTGGGTGACCATGACGATCGCCCGGCGCAGGTCCTTGGGGTGCAGCATCCGCAAATCGACGCCGTCCAGAGTCACGGTGCCCTCTGTCGGATCGTAGAACCGCGAGATCAGCTTGGCGAGAGTGGACTTTCCCGCTCCGGTCGAACCGACGAGCGCGATCGTCTGGCCAGCGGGCAGGTCGAGAGTGAAGTCGGGCAGCACGACGTTGTCGTCCTTGTACGCGAACCGCACACCGTCGAAGTGCACGTGTCCGCGCGCCTTCCACAGGTCGATGGGGTGCACCGGGTCAGGAACCGTCGGTTTCTCCTCGAGGACACCCGAGATCTTCTCGAGCGCGGCCGCGGCTGACTGGTAGGAGTTGTAGAACATCGCCATCTCCTCCATCGGGTCGTAGAAGCGACGCGTGTACAGCACAACGGCGAGAAGGGCGCCGATCGCAAGCGAACCATCGATGACGCGGAAGCCGCCCACGAGGAGCACGATCGCGACAGTGACGTTTCCGATGAAGACGAGACCGGGGTCGAAGACACCGAACAGCTGGATGACCCGCGCGTTGACGCTCCGGTAGTCCTCGACGAGTTCACCGAAGTGCTCCGCGTTGCGCCTCTCCTTGCGGAACGCCTTCACGGCACGGATGCCGGTCATCGTCTCGACGAACTGCACGATGACCTTCGCGGATGCCACGCGCGACTGGCGGAACAGCGCCTGAGACCGCTTCTGGAACCAGCGGGTGAGGAAGTAGAGCGGCACGAGAGAGCCAAGCAGAACCAGTCCGCTGATGCCGTCGAGCAGGAACAGCGCCACTCCAGTGAAGAGCATGTACAGGACGCCGGAGACGAGCTGGTTGATGCCCGAATCGAGGAGTTCGCGAATCGCG is part of the Mycetocola zhujimingii genome and encodes:
- a CDS encoding ABC transporter ATP-binding protein, whose amino-acid sequence is MSTATVDGVEGEERDDFTKKESAQIRRRSLRLLGSLLAPLKLRLVLTMLVVVVSVAAQVAGPALIAFGIDRGLPAVLESNDWMPAFVIVGLYLFTGVIGAILMAWYTVLSARVGQAILIDLRKRVFLQTQKLSLEFHESYTSGRIISRQTSDLDAIRELLDSGINQLVSGVLYMLFTGVALFLLDGISGLVLLGSLVPLYFLTRWFQKRSQALFRQSRVASAKVIVQFVETMTGIRAVKAFRKERRNAEHFGELVEDYRSVNARVIQLFGVFDPGLVFIGNVTVAIVLLVGGFRVIDGSLAIGALLAVVLYTRRFYDPMEEMAMFYNSYQSAAAALEKISGVLEEKPTVPDPVHPIDLWKARGHVHFDGVRFAYKDDNVVLPDFTLDLPAGQTIALVGSTGAGKSTLAKLISRFYDPTEGTVTLDGVDLRMLHPKDLRRAIVMVTQEAYLFSGSVADNIAIGKPEASRDEIKAAARAVGADTFIESLPNGYDTDVNKRGGRVSAGQRQLISFARAFLADPSVLILDEATASLDIPSERLVQEALQTLLADRTAVIIAHRLSTVAIADRVLVMEHGKIVEDGSPSELISGTGRFAQLHAAWRESLV